One Rhea pennata isolate bPtePen1 chromosome 15, bPtePen1.pri, whole genome shotgun sequence genomic window, GGCGGCCTCGCGCCCGCCACTTCCGGCGCGCGGCGGCCATGGCAACGCGCCGCTCCGCACCCGGCCGGGAGGCGCGCGCATGCGCGGAGCGGCCGCTCGGCGCCGGCTCTCCCCACCCGCGGAACCGCAGCGCCACCgagcggccccgcgcgcgcgcgcgcttcGCGGCCGCGCGAGCTTCGCGACGCGCGCTTTACGGCCGCGGCCGGGTCGCCCCTGGCgacggcggcgcggggccggcggcggcgcggccatGTCGGCGCTGGAGGCCTGGTTCGTCGCCCGGGCCCGCCGGCGCTTAGCCATGACCCGCGAGTGCGGCCTGCTGCTGCCGCGCGTCTGCGCCGCCCTGGCCGACCCCCGGCGGCCTGGCTCCGACGACACCTGCCTGGAGAAGCTGCTCGACTGGTTCGGGGATCTCAGCGAGGCCGGTGAGCGCCCCAGCCCGCCCGGCtgccgcgggccccgcggccgtggggcggggagggcgcccCCGCCGAGGGCCGGTCCCTGGGTGACGCCGGGGAGGGGCCGGGGGAGCTTTTCCGTGCCTGGGGCCGGTGCGAGGCTTCAGGCCAGCCGGAGTTCGTGTCCCGTGGTGAAATCGGTTAAAGCCCCCGGGAGCCGAAACGAGCCCTCCGGGGCTGTGAGACAGGGACAGGGACTCCCCGTGGTCTCTCCCCGTCGCTAGAGCCTACCTTGAAGCTGGTGCAGGACAACCCCTGCCTGACGGAGCTCATCGCCGCTGTGCTGGTGCTGCCGGAGCCGAGTCCGAGCATCCTCTCGTTTACTCTGCGGTTAACGGGGCTTCTCGCGGCGTCGGAAGACTGCTTTCAGCACCTGCAGGTGAGTCGGGTACCTGCTGCCGCATggctctttcctccttccctttctttcttgaaaacagtggaaaataCGCATACACTGCTTGTGGAATTTATAGCACGTATCAAACAGATCAGCAAACAGTAGCTTGTTACTGCAGACGGGATCATGCTATTCGTTTTCAGTTCTCACGTAAAGCTgctgtcttcttttttctgttgtgcaaCAACAGCAGTAGTGTGGGGTGCATCTCATTTTCAGTTCAATAACAGTATTTGGGATAACAGCATCTTCTAGCCATAACTGCACAATATTACATCCATGGACAGATCTCTTAGATCTAAACTGCAATAACAGTTGGTGTTTTCCCTCGGTAGTAAATTGACAGGAAATCTCTCATTGATTCTCCGTAAAAATGAGGGAACATTTTAAGCTCTGCTTTATACAGTGGCATAGATACACAGTACAAAACTCAAAACCTAACGGGCTGCCTTCAGGGAAGAGATGAATGTAACAAAGCAATCTAATGGAACTGATACATACTTAAATTTTCCCCagcatcttaaaaaacaaactttcaacTGAGTTTGAgattctgaatattttcctcCCTACTTATACTTCTAGCAGGAGAAGACTTTGCTGCGTTATTGATATTATTGACTTGAGATGACtaagcagtccctctgctcttcTCAAGACCCTTTGCTTACTGTTTCCTCTGTGTGTTCTCCTCTGGCCTCAGCAGGAGAAGCTGTTAGTCAGGCTCTTTGGCAAGGATGGGCCTCTGAACAGTGTGATGTGGAAAGATGCATCTGTTCGAAGTGGCTGGGTGGAAGGTGTGCGCAGCATGATGCAGCACCAGCCTGCCCTCCACTTCCTCTGCAGTGGTGGTGAGTACTTTCAGAACTAGTAACTCCTGAAATCCTTTGTGTCCCTTCCATTCCAGTCTGTTGCTAAGATGTTAAATGAGATGGACAGCACGAAGACCGCGTGCCAATATGGTTATTTTGCTTTACTTAcgaaaaaaaggaagtaaactgtggaaaaaaaactgaagttatTGAAAGAGAGTTTCTTTATCAAACTAGTTGTATATTTCACTTTCTTCAGCACCAAAAATGGTGTTTTTTTCAGGGGAGGAAAAGGCATACCTTATGAAATGTGGGATAAAAAGAGCTTGTTAGAGACCTATTGTATTCTTATTTGTAATTCTTACCAAAACACACATTTTGGTAtgattttacttcagaaaaacaaactagGGTTCAGTTTTCTGTAATACTCACATTTGCAGTCGCCCTGTCCTTATGCAGGTAGGTAAGTTTTCCTGCTGCTAACACCAGATTCTATGTATGGAATCTAGTCTTTTAGACTGAATTGGTGTTAGCCAGGAGCATATGTGCTCCATAGGTTAtgtgatagaaaaagaaatactgttgctgtagtttcctttttttcctaccagTCACATCTGCAGATAGTACAAATTCCTCCCATAAATACACAGTGAGTGTACTGTCAACTCTCCTAATATTACTAACATTACATCAAAGGCCTCTTTTGTTCCTGAGTTACTAATACTACCTGAGctctaaaaataattcttctttcttttgctttttgttaagGATGGGCTGACCCTGAGTTGCAGTAGAGactgcaaaagaaatatatatataaagataaatatgcatttaaatcTGTATGGTGCTTTAATTAGAGCGATACATGGTGGGActgcagcagggctctgcctcACTATAGAAAGGGTTTTACCATCTCCCTCCACGCCCCCTTCAatgacttgttttgttttgacacAGGAGGCATAGATGTGATCTTCACTCTGCAAGGAGATCCCAGCCTGTTTGTTGCTTCAGCTGCCAGTCGGCTTCTGGTACACATGCTCACCTTCTCTCTAGAGTCTGAAATGACTAAACCTCTCAGTGTGAAGGACTGTGACTGGCCAGTGTGTGCCCAAATGATTATAAAGCATATAGAAGATTCCCTTCAATCCAGCTCTGTCTCTCAAATCGAGCAGTCAGTAAAGCTGTTAACTAGTTTGTTTGGCAGTTGTCATGCTCCATGGACTGAAGTTCTTTGGTTAGGTGTAGCAAAGCAAGTAGAATCCTTTTTGACGGAAGAGTCGGTTCAAGCAAAGCGCATGCTCGCGGATCTTTTGCTTAACATGGCAAGGTGAAGATCTTTTGGGAACTTGGATCCGGTGATGAGAAATACCTGTTTTCCAGTGTGTATATTTATAGGATACATTATTGAcactttatttcttcctaggtCTCCTGTGTTTTGTGACACTGAAGGCAGCTTTTGGGCTTTAGTGACATCTGCTCTGGAACGTTTAACCCCTCTACAAGCAGGTCCTCTGGCAGTGGGAATTCTGAGGCTCTACGAATGGTAGGAGTTGCTGCTATGAATTTTTTGCAGCGTGCAAGTGTTTCTGCACTAATATGTCTGGTGTCTTTCTGAGAGCTGTTGTTTTCTCTATGTTTTTCACTATGTTCCTTAACGCATAAGACTTGTTGGCAAGACCATGTCCATAGTTAAGTTTCAGACACTGATAATTAGAATAATACAGTTTCAAAGACAGGGAAATGAAAGAAGCCAATGTCATGCTTCTAGGTGCACACTTGCATCTTATCTAGAGCCAGCCAGTCTCTCAGGCGGAAATAGCAGACTTCTTTAACTGCATACTGACAAATTTGATTAAGGTAGACACAATTAGACTGCATGtcaaattcattattttctctgttaagttttatttcacaaaaacagGGACTAGTGTAGGAACTTAAAGTGCTATCCAAAAGAAATTTGCCATGTGGAGACATCTGCCAACAGTCATAGAATAATTTGAGTTAGAAGGGACCAGTGCAAGTGATCCaatccaacctcctgctcagtGCAGGGCTAACTTCAAAGGTAGGTCAGGTTGCTCGAGTCCCTCTCCAGTCAAGGTTCAAATATCCCCAAGAATTGCAATTCCATAAATTCTCTGGGCAACCTAATCACTCTCagtatgaaaaatactttctttataTCCAGTTGGAATCTATGCTATTGCAACTTATGACTATTGTTCCTTGTCTTATCACTGTACACCTTTGACAAATCTGCCTGCATGTTCTCCATAACTCTCATTTACATGGTtagaaaaagcatgaagaaatcATCAGATGTTAAAATTAATAAGCACATGCAGATAATGACTTACATGTAAAATAACAGCTATGTCTTTAGCTGTTTTGTTGAGAAGAAATGCATCCCTTTAAACCACCTTTGCACACTAGATCCCATTTTTTCTGCTATCTGCATTGCTTGCTGAGGCTGCTTATAAATTCCGTAGCCATTTCTCTTCAGCTCTTATTGTAGCCAAGGATGCTTAGAAGAAGGCTTGAATCCTGGTATTACTTTAATTGCTCTTCTGCCAGTTGCTGGCTTGATTAGAAGCCTAggtgaaaaatactgttctctGATCAACATCTGGGAGCACAAGGTTTGAGAAAGAGttgaagcatttttgttttgttgttgacTGCTGTTTCCTCCTTTGAAGCCCACAAGATGTGAGGATTCAGGCACTGACTGTTCTGCTTCAGCCGATGGACTGTATTTTAAGAGCAGCCTCCCAGCCTCAGAAATATGCAGGTACAGTGGTGACAGAAAAGTTAAAGACTATTCTGCTTGCTTGGATTTTAAGTATCTGGTGGGGGAGGAAGAGTGGAAGAAGTAAATGACAATACCAGTGTTTTTGGTGAAGTTGGGCATCCTGCTGACTGATGAGAATTGCATTTGAAGGGATAGCATTCAAATCACATCACTTGAAATTCTTGGTGAGCTTACATACTTTAAAATCACTGTCCTTTGTACTCACTAAATAGCAGCCTGAGCTCTTCTCTCCTTCATTCCTCCAGGTTTGCTGGATGAGTCTGTCACTGATCCTGCCACTGTTGAAAGTCTTCTGTCCTCCAAGTCATCCTGTGCTAGTCTCCTGTGTCAGACTCTCCATCATCTAGAGGAGCTACTGTCTCTGGTaacattcagagaaaataaaagcccaGGGATGAGACTAGTTTTTGAAAGACAGCATTAAGATTGGTTGCAGACTTGTGCAGTAGGAGTTTACAGAACATGGAGAAGGGTTGAAGGTGGGGGCTTCTGTATGTTAAAGAAATCTAGCACATTAGACTacaaataagagaaaagaagaatacTAAGGCTTTTAAAGAATGAATGCATTTAGTTTCAAATCCACAAGCCTTGTTACTCATACCTTACCTCTCCTGCAAATATTGATCCcatgaaaaatgaatagaaCTGCTTTCCCAAGGATTGATAGGAACCACCTTCCATTTGTGCAATAGTTCTCTGGGAAAGCTCGTAGCTGTCACCCTTGTGGTCCAGTAAGAACGAGTACTAGAAAGTGAAGTTTTTGTCCAAGTCCTGCCCAAGAACTCCTGGTTTATATGCATATTTGAGACATTTGTTggaaacttgcttttcttccttattaGGTTCATTTGCCAGTGGATTTACCTTATACATTGTTGCTACACTCTTCCACGACAATATTACAATTCTGTAATGGCCTCCTAATTCCAGCTTCTCCTCTGGGAAGCAAGATAAGCCAGATCTTGATTGGTTGCTTGAGAGTACAGAGGTCAGCTCTTGATGTCCTGGCTGTGCTCTCAGAGCAAAAGGGTGAGTTAAtgtgctttaattttaaaaaattttggaaatacttGACCAGTGTGtaattgcagatttttttttgttccaccTCTTCACTGAAGTTTCTGAGCAAGAACTAccttttacatttctgaaatttgttcatttttccaTTCCTTCTGCTGTGCTGGTTAGCCTTAATTTCTGTTGATAAGCTAGAGCGGGTAGTgctgcaactgaaaaaaaaaaagttttaattactGGTTTTGAGAAGTTGGAtgttttgcctttgctttcaggactgtatttgctttttttcctccaaaatgcagttttttaaTCCTGTATCTTTCAGTATTTCAACAGTTGAATTTTTCCGTTCTCTCACTATTAGACATTTAACTCTCATTTTTCTATGTTTCAGGCTGTGACGCACCCGTAGAAAGTTTATTTGATGTCCTTTTGTCATACTTGGAGAGTCCAAACACTAATCCTATGGTAAGTGTAGGAGCAAGGACGGAGTCAAGCTTGCTCCAGTGGAATGAAGTTCTGATAAATAGTCTGACTATTGTTGCTTCTTAAAATAGTTTGCATTGTAGTATGTAGGAGGTTTGTTTTGATTCTAGGTGGTTTGCAGGTAGTAGctaaaatgttaatgaataATTGGATGCTTTTAAAAGACAGGAGCCATTACATCTGGGAGTAATGCCAACATACTAAGCTTGACATGGCCTTTAAGTATCCAGTTGTAGGTGGTAGGGTTTTTCGTTATTTTGTCAGAATGGCTCAGAAGACAACTGCAAATCAAAACCTGGAGAAACTAGCAGTTTTTATTACTGACTTGAGAACAGGCATGTTCTAGGAGCTTGCTTGAAATACTATATAGATGCAGATGCATGTGGCTTACTTCTTAATAAGGATGGATATTTGTTATTCCTGGGAATTTCTCTGTAATTGGAGGATAAAACAAATTCTATCTAGTATAAAGGCAAAAAGAATTTGCTTCCTCCTGTGTTAAAGTAAATCTGCCTTATGTTTCAGGTTCTGAAAAAATCATTCCAAGCTACATCCAAATGGCTGGTGTGCTTACCTGAAATTGCCTGCTTCAACAGCCAGTGGCAAACCAAGAAGATTTTGCAAGGtagcaaaactaaaaaattgGGACAAAGAGCAGCTAGCAGCATATTTGAAATCTGCTGTCACTTACCTTTCCCCCTCAGAACACCTACAACTCAGCTGTTTGCAATTACATTGAATGTAGGTTTAGTAATCCCTGTAGTGCATTGGAGATCTCTAGGGGAAGCACATAGCAGCAAAAAAAGGGATTGCATCTGATAAAATGATGTAGAGGCTGTACAGTGATCGCTTTGGTAAGGCTTGTTACTTTTCATGTCAATCCAAGCTCATCACTTGGCTTTTACAGATGTATTTCTGGTGCTGCAGAAGCGTTTGTGCAGTCCATGCTGGGAAGTAAGAGATTCTTCTCTGGAGTTCCTCACCATCCTGATTAAAGGCCTAAGAGGTATGTGTAGAAATATGATGGTTCAAATTGgaggaatatttcttttaatgctaTAAAAGTTATTGAGATTTGTGAAGCATCCTCCAACGTATAattggagagaaaagaaaaacaaagtttttattCTCAGATCATAATCAAAATCTTCCAAAAGATTAATAAGCTTATACTACTTTCCTATTAAACTCAGATTTCTATGTCCTCTTCAGTGACAGATTTAGTGAATTGAACTGAGATAGGTTG contains:
- the BRAT1 gene encoding BRCA1-associated ATM activator 1 isoform X1, with amino-acid sequence MSALEAWFVARARRRLAMTRECGLLLPRVCAALADPRRPGSDDTCLEKLLDWFGDLSEAEPTLKLVQDNPCLTELIAAVLVLPEPSPSILSFTLRLTGLLAASEDCFQHLQQEKLLVRLFGKDGPLNSVMWKDASVRSGWVEGVRSMMQHQPALHFLCSGGGIDVIFTLQGDPSLFVASAASRLLVHMLTFSLESEMTKPLSVKDCDWPVCAQMIIKHIEDSLQSSSVSQIEQSVKLLTSLFGSCHAPWTEVLWLGVAKQVESFLTEESVQAKRMLADLLLNMARSPVFCDTEGSFWALVTSALERLTPLQAGPLAVGILRLYECPQDVRIQALTVLLQPMDCILRAASQPQKYAGLLDESVTDPATVESLLSSKSSCASLLCQTLHHLEELLSLVHLPVDLPYTLLLHSSTTILQFCNGLLIPASPLGSKISQILIGCLRVQRSALDVLAVLSEQKGCDAPVESLFDVLLSYLESPNTNPMVLKKSFQATSKWLVCLPEIACFNSQWQTKKILQDVFLVLQKRLCSPCWEVRDSSLEFLTILIKGLRDQDEFRQTLLSSEVPKLTEDLLEDPESYVRASAVTAAGHLTFITYSVPESPVIGNQYNKENTLTKLQEILSTDPEGFPRRAVISIFTKWLRKGYTGLLQDTEQFVSRVIQIAESDLDWEVRLGGLELVEVFCVQTLCRLGRPKCPYAPFSSAFTSSVRQSESLQIFCRTKLFGFLFCSLCDFDRPVGQKACDILLALRSSFYPSNALKDCQETEDLSAGHGIAWLQRTLRQGCLAQIFPPGSGHEVDFQDPESMLLALGTIDLEELHDDLNKSSDHVEKSPQSLLQDIITAVGTVEENKADCY
- the BRAT1 gene encoding BRCA1-associated ATM activator 1 isoform X2, with protein sequence MSALEAWFVARARRRLAMTRECGLLLPRVCAALADPRRPGSDDTCLEKLLDWFGDLSEAEPTLKLVQDNPCLTELIAAVLVLPEPSPSILSFTLRLTGLLAASEDCFQHLQEKLLVRLFGKDGPLNSVMWKDASVRSGWVEGVRSMMQHQPALHFLCSGGGIDVIFTLQGDPSLFVASAASRLLVHMLTFSLESEMTKPLSVKDCDWPVCAQMIIKHIEDSLQSSSVSQIEQSVKLLTSLFGSCHAPWTEVLWLGVAKQVESFLTEESVQAKRMLADLLLNMARSPVFCDTEGSFWALVTSALERLTPLQAGPLAVGILRLYECPQDVRIQALTVLLQPMDCILRAASQPQKYAGLLDESVTDPATVESLLSSKSSCASLLCQTLHHLEELLSLVHLPVDLPYTLLLHSSTTILQFCNGLLIPASPLGSKISQILIGCLRVQRSALDVLAVLSEQKGCDAPVESLFDVLLSYLESPNTNPMVLKKSFQATSKWLVCLPEIACFNSQWQTKKILQDVFLVLQKRLCSPCWEVRDSSLEFLTILIKGLRDQDEFRQTLLSSEVPKLTEDLLEDPESYVRASAVTAAGHLTFITYSVPESPVIGNQYNKENTLTKLQEILSTDPEGFPRRAVISIFTKWLRKGYTGLLQDTEQFVSRVIQIAESDLDWEVRLGGLELVEVFCVQTLCRLGRPKCPYAPFSSAFTSSVRQSESLQIFCRTKLFGFLFCSLCDFDRPVGQKACDILLALRSSFYPSNALKDCQETEDLSAGHGIAWLQRTLRQGCLAQIFPPGSGHEVDFQDPESMLLALGTIDLEELHDDLNKSSDHVEKSPQSLLQDIITAVGTVEENKADCY